A section of the Larus michahellis chromosome 1, bLarMic1.1, whole genome shotgun sequence genome encodes:
- the TAB1 gene encoding TGF-beta-activated kinase 1 and MAP3K7-binding protein 1 gives MAAQRRSLLQSEQQPSWTDDLPSCHLSGVGSAPNRSYSADGKGTEGHPLEDNWLKFRSENNCYLYGVFNGYDGNRVTNFVGQRLSAELLLGQLHADHSDADVRRVLLQAFDVVERSFLESIDDALAEKASLQSQLPEGVPHHQLPPQYQKIVERLKAVEQEISGGAMAIVAVVLNNKLYIANVGTNRALLCKSTVDGLQVTQLNVDHTTENEDELFRFSQLGLDAGKIKQVGTIRGQESTRRIGDYKVKYGYTDIELLSAAKSKPIIAEPEIHGGHSLDGVTGFLVLMSEGLYKALEAAHGPGQANQEIAAMIATEFAKQTSLDAVAQAVVDRVKRIHCDTFASGGERSKFCPRHEDMTLLVRNFGYPLGEMSQPTLTPTQGGRVYPVSVPYSSSQSTSKTSVTLSLVMPSQGQMVNGAHSSSTLDEATPTLTNQSPTVTLQSTNTHTQSSSSSSDGGLFRSRPTHSLQPDEDGRVEPYVDFAEFYRLWNMDHGEQGALTVS, from the exons ATGGCGGCGCAGAGGAGGAGTCTGCTGCAGAGT GAACAGCAGCCCAGTTGGACAGACGACTTACCATCCTGCCATCTCTCTGGGGTGGGCTCAGCTCCAAACCGTTCCTACAGTGCAGATGGCAAGGGGACAGAGGGTCATCCCTTGGAAGATAACTGGTTAAAATTCAG GAGTGAGAACAACTGCTACCTCTATGGTGTCTTCAACGGCTATGATGGCAACCGAGTCACCAACTTCGTGGGTCAGAGACTTTCTGCAGAATTGCTGCTGGGCCAGCTACACGCAGATCATAGTGATGCTGATGTGCGTCGAGTACTGCTGCAG GCTTTTGATGTGGTAGAAAGAAGTTTCCTGGAGTCCATTGATGATGCCTTGGCAGAGAAGGCCAGCCTGCAGTCCCAGCTGCCAGAG GGTGTCCCTCACCACCAACTGCCGCCTCAGTACCAGAAGATTGTGGAGAGATTGAAGGCTGTAGAGCAGGAGATCTCTGGAGGAGCCATGGCTATTGTGGCTGTTGTTCTCAACAACAAGCTCTATATCGCCAATGTGG GTACCAATCGGGCACTGTTATGCAAGTCCACAGTGGATGGGCTGCAGGTGACTCAGCTCAATGTGGACCATACgacagaaaatgaagatgaacTTTTTCGCTTCTCCCAGCTGG GTTTGGATGCagggaaaataaagcaagtgGGAACTATTCGTGGCCAGGAAAGCACTCGGCGCATTGGAGATTACAAAGTCAAATACGGCTATACTGATATTGAACTGCTCAG TGCTGCTAAATCTAAGCCCATCATAGCAGAACCTGAGATCCATGGAGGGCACTCGCTGGATGGGGTGACTGGCTTCTTGGTACTCATGTCTGAAGGGCTCTACAAAGCACTGGAGGCAGCTCATGGGCCTGGGCAGGCCAACCAG GAAATTGCGGCCATGATAGCCACAGAGTTTGCCAAGCAAACATCGCTGGATGCTGTGGCACAAGCAGTAGTGGATCGGGTTAAGCGGATCCACTGCGACACTTTCGCCAGTGGTGGGGAACGGTCCAAGTTCTGTCCCCGGCATGAAGACATGACGCTGCTTGTGAGGAATTTTGGGTACCCCCTGGGTGAGATGAGCCAGCCCACGCTGACACCAACGCAAG GAGGCCGTGTCTACCCAGTCTCGGTGCCATATTCCAGCTCCCAAAGCACAAGCAAGACGAGTGTTACGCTGTCTCTTGTCATGCCTTCCCAAGGCCAGATGGTCAATGGTGCCCACAGCAGCTCAACTCTGGATGAAGCCACCCCCACCCTCACTAA CCAAAGCCCAACCGTGACGCTCCAGTCCACTAATACTcacacacagagcagcagctcaagTTCAGACGGGGGTCTCTTCCGCTCCCGACCCACCCACTCGCTCCAGCCAGATGAAGATGGGCGTGTGGAGCCCTACGTGGATTTTGCAGAGTTTTACCGTCTTTGGAACATGGACCATGGTGAGCAGGGCGCACTGACTGTGTCCTAA